The sequence CGCTCAGATCTATTTTGTACACCTGCTCGATGATGTCCAGGATCGCGTCATGTATATCATTCTCCACGATGCACTTGTTGCGGATCTGCCTGATGACGTTAATGTGCTTTGATTTGAACAGGTAATATATTATTTTTGAGATCACGCTGGGGGTCAGGGCCTTCCTGAGGTTATAGGAAAAATTCGCCACCTCGTTCTCAAGAAGGGCATCCAGGCCATGGTCCTTGTATACGCCGAACGAATTGGCGACCCGCGCCGTGTAATTCTCAAAGGGAATGAAGCTCTTCAGCTTTCCCTTGTTTTTCCCACGCTTGATGCGCCGGATCCTGTGATCGAGCCAGTTGTCGGTTAAATCCTCGTATTCGGCGACGCTGAAGGCAAGGTTGCACAGGACTCCGCGATGGTTCTTTTTTTTGCCGAGGATTTTATCATACTCGCCGTTTATATACTCGACGTCTTCCGGCCTGATGCGGGGGGTGTCGCCGAAGAACGCGTCGATGCGCTGGCCGTATTCGGCGTAATTGAAATAAAAGTCCTTCCAGTGCCCGCCCAGGGATTCCTTCATCTGCAGCACGTGGAGGTTGTCATAGGCGCTTACGTCGATTTGCTGCTTGAAGCTTTCGGCGTCATTGTAGACATAAATGTCGCTGTAGAGCCTCTGGCCGTTTTTTTTCGCGTTATACACGGCATCAACGACATATTGAATGACGGGACGGCCGGCAAGCTGATGAAGGAACTTATTGTCGCCTATATAGATCTCATCGCCGTCATAGGCTTCTTTTATCTCTTCGATCGTTTTTTTCTTGGTTGCGGTATCAACCTTGTTGTAACCGGCAAAGATCAAAGCGACAGGTTTTTTGTCAGATATCATAGGCAAATCCTTATTATCCAGCCAAATTCACGACAGGGTGTTTTGCGCCAAGACAAAACGCTTTATGTGTGCCAGTATGATATATGTAACCGGTAGATTCAATCCAAAAAGGGGGGCCGGGGGTCAAAAAATGCGGGGAGTACTGATGCCTGTTCAGCCCTGTCAGTCCTCTTCGGACAGGTATTTCAGGACAAGGGAGCAGAGGGCCGTGTCCCCGGGGTATTTTTCATAGCGAGCGTGCAGCCTGTCCAGTATCTCGTTTGCCTCGTCGTCGAGGTCCATTATATAGGTTACCGTATCGGTTTCGTTGATCATTTCCGGCGGGCATACGGAGGGGTCTCCGAGATTTATGTAGGCCCTGCACGTCAGGGGCCTGATGTCGTAGACGGCGCAGCGGTTTGTCTCATCGAGAAAGGGGCACCGGTTCCTGAGCCGGTAATAGCTGTTTAACAGGATCTCGTCGGGGTCGGATTCTTCCGACAGGGACCTGTATTCATCCGTGGACAGTTTTTCCCGGAGTATTTTTTTCAGGCCCTCGAACTTGTAAACGGCCCTTTCGCATGATTCCTCTATACGCGCTCTTTGTTCAGACGGCAATTTTTTTACGTGGGAAGCTATTAGCTCCGCCTCGAAGGAATAGACATCCTCCGCGTAATGGCAGCAGCATATCCAGCAACCCTCATGGCAGGCGAGCTTGTCCCCGGAGGCGGCCACCGATTCGCGCTGGTAGTCGTCATACAGATGCATCGCGGCCATGTAGGATTGGCGGAATGTCTCATTGTCGCAATGGGAGTGATCCGCGTCTGATATCCCCTGGAGTATCCTGATAATGTCGGCATGAATTTTTTCAGCCGAAGGAGGGATCGGAAGAAGGGGCTTCAAGGCCGGTTTTTGTTCTTCTGACATGGCGCTCTAAAGTAGATAAGCAGTATATGGATTCATGCCCAGCATTTTTCCACCATTTGCAGCCCCGGTAATCAGTCAACCAGAATTATGATCCGCAAGATTTATTATTGACATTAAAAGAATTACATGATCAGGAAAGCAAGAACCAGGGGTCTTATCTGTCGGGCGCACTTTTAGTTGAATATCCTTCCGCCCAATTGCATCAGGAATAAAATCGGCAGCCGCACTATGGCAACAGGGGCTGTAACAGGAGCCAAGCGATGAGAGATGTATACGTAATAGCGGTTCATACGATCAAGTTCGGCAAATACCTTGACAAGAGCGTCAAGGACCTCGCGGCCGAGACCGTGCTGCCCTGCCTGAAAGAGGCGGGACTGGAGAAAAGGGACATCCAGGCCCTCTGGTTTTCCAACTCGAACTGGGGCTATGCGAAGGGCCAGGACGCTATCAGGGGCCAGGTGGCCCTGCGCCCCATTGGCATCGAGGCAATACCGATCACCAATGTGGAGAACGCCTGCGCGGGCGGATCGACCGCGTTCCACCACGCGTGGATGGGCGTCGCCTCGGGCCTCTATGACGTGACCATGGCCGTGGGCGCGGAAAAGCTCCACCAGGAGAACAGGTACGCGGTGTTCGCCGGGTTCCTGGGCGATCTTGATATAGAAGATTTTCCCAACATCATAACGAACATTTCCATGTACGCCATGAACGGCGAAGACAAAAAGGCGATGCGCGACCACGTTGAAAAATACGCCGGCCGCGAAAGGTCCGGCGGCAAA comes from Spirochaetota bacterium and encodes:
- a CDS encoding YkgJ family cysteine cluster protein, which codes for MSEEQKPALKPLLPIPPSAEKIHADIIRILQGISDADHSHCDNETFRQSYMAAMHLYDDYQRESVAASGDKLACHEGCWICCCHYAEDVYSFEAELIASHVKKLPSEQRARIEESCERAVYKFEGLKKILREKLSTDEYRSLSEESDPDEILLNSYYRLRNRCPFLDETNRCAVYDIRPLTCRAYINLGDPSVCPPEMINETDTVTYIMDLDDEANEILDRLHARYEKYPGDTALCSLVLKYLSEED